The Triticum aestivum cultivar Chinese Spring chromosome 6D, IWGSC CS RefSeq v2.1, whole genome shotgun sequence genomic sequence GTTGTTTATAAATTGCTCGCTGAATGCTGATTCCACTCTAATGTTTTAATTTTGATGAGCCGCGCGCCCTGAAAGCGTCGAGAAATCATCAACCACCGTGGCACGCACGTCGTGTGCAGGTGCATTGACATTCTAGCTCGAGCTACTATCCGCGCGGGAGCCGGACACCACGAGTAGGCTACGCTGCTGCACCACGGACGCCGTCTGCCGGTGGCTAGAGCTTGGAACTGAATCTACAGTCATGCACCGGCCAGCAGAGAGAAGACATGTTACTGATGTAGGAGTGCATGAAAACATGGACAAGATCCACACAAATGGAGATGCCATATCGACATCATCAACGTACAAAACAGCCACCGCAACTAATCACAACTCTCACTAATGGCACACAGTACAAATCAGGTCCCGATTATTTCGCCACCACCAGCAGCACGAACTCATCTAGTAGTACATCTCCGCGTCCGGCGCGGCGCACGCGGATCACGGGGCCGGCACGAACGGCCCCGCAGCTTATTGCTACCAACCACACACGATGACGAAGAGGCCGGCGTACAGCTTACTCGATCTTACTCCTCGGCGGCGGTGCCATCGGCGGGGCAGCGGTCGACGACGGCCTCGAGCTTGTAGGGCGCGGCGTCGGTGGCGAGCCACTGCTCGACGGTGAAGAGCTGCTGGGCGCAGCCGCGGTGCGGGCCGGTGACGGTGACCTCCACGTAGTTGCAGTACCAGCCGTGGTGCGCGCCGGTGCCGTCGGAGGACACCCTCATGCGGCAGGGCGCGCCGGCCATGCACGGCCCGCGCCCGCTGAAGATGTCCAGGTTGCCGCGCTCGAAGTAGGAGTGGCCCCCCCACATGAGCCCGCCCCACGACGGCAGGTCCGCGATCGCCACGCCGTCGGCGTTGCCCGCCGTGTAGAGCTCCAGCGTGATGTTGGCGTCCGTCCCGGCCTTCCAGATCGACCCCGTGCGCACGTACACCGTGTACACGCACTCCTGGCTGTCGCCGCCCACCGCGCCACCGCCCTTGGTCAGCTGCGGATCCGTCGAAGCCGGCAAGGTAAACGCGATGAGTACACGAGCAGAGCAATAATCATGTcgcgaggagaggagagggaggacggTGAGTCACCTTGATCTGGGTCGGGAGATCGCGGCCATGCGCCAGcgcggcggcggagacggcgacggcgaaggcgaggaggagggcggcgagcCGAGCCATGGCTGACGGGTCGGAGCGCGATCGAGCTTGGTGTCTTCAGATGCGGAGATTGCTGGGGGGGAGTGGATGGTATAAAATGGAAGTGGGTGATGAGGCCGCGTGGGGCCTTGGCTGTCACCGTGCCACCGTGGCGTCGATCCGATCCGGAAAGCTTTTAAAAACTGTGCAGTTTTGTCCCTGCTCGTCTGAATTAATCCTGCATTATTCAATGGACGCATCATGGCCGACAGAGGACAGACAGGGCCGCGCCACCCGCCCCGCTCCCTCCACAGTTGCTCGTTCCAAATATCTTCATACTAATACTAGTAGTACGATACGAACACTGAGTTCGAAAGAAAAGATCGTCAAGCAATGAAACAACCTAGGATCCGATCGCAATGACAGAAGGTCTAAGCTTAAGATGATCTATACATCGTGGAATttgaagcagttagagcaacttcaatggggcgacccaaacggacggcgatttcgtccgttttttgtccgtttgggtcggccgcccgttCGACGTCCGACCTCTTTTAGATTTGAGTCGGCAGGGCACCCAATGCGCCGGCCCATTTTATGTCCGCGcgcaatttttttagaaaaaaggcCCACGGCCATAGATCATGCCAGTGGCCATGTCGTCGCCCTGGTTTTGGTGCTCCAGCGtgcgggaaaggatcgcgcgcgggAAAAAATCGGCCTAGCGCGCTGGTTTTGGCGCACCGCGTCCGGCGCGCGTTATTAAGAAGGCGTTCCCTCCACACTCTGTCGGCCGCCCACTCgcttcgccgcctcgccgcctctgcgccaccatgtcgatgcgCCGCCTGGGCGCTTCGGATTTTCGCAGAGTCCGCGAGCGCCGCTTCGGCGCCTTCTCCTTCGAAATCTGGTTTGGTGAAAAACGCCTCAgtctcggcaccttcgacaccgcagaggaggcggcccgcgcgtacgacgcggcggcgtggcgcctccgacGGCCTCGTCGGGAGATGAATTTTCCCGACGCGTCGacgagccagcgggcgcaggatcttgcacctctcccgcggcttttcaccgacgaggatcgtcgtgacaaccggaggcggcagcgtcgcctcgccatcgccgagATGGATGTGGAAGCCATGGCGGTGTGGCgcgaacgcttcccgcaggacatcgtcaacgagcgccagttctacaagcaacggaggacggagggcgaggcaaggaggacggagcgagccgcctatcgggagaACAAGCGTGCGCGGAAGCAGGCCGCTCAATTGAAAATGGAGCTAGGAGAAGCGTCGTCCTGGGACTCCGAGGACGAGCGGTATGCTGATGCCTACATTCAGACGTCGGAGAAGGACATTACCGAGTCAGAGTCGGAAAACGACGAGTAGTTAATCTTTTCTTTTAACAGTCTATGCTATGAACTATCTATGTATCCTTAAATTATCCGGCCACCCCAACGAGTAGTTCATCTTTCTTTTAACAGTTGATCCTTGGTACTATCTATGTTGAATTGGCaggcggcgtcggcgacgaaggaggcgggcgagggGCGATGTTGGATGGGGAGAGggcaatgtgccaccgaccagcgggacCGGGAAGAGGAGAGGGCgagcgcgcgcgtccgtctcgtgtccgcgccgacgcaaatccggctaaaaatgggccgggaatgggtcgcccaCGGACGAAAAGCGGACACGTGTTTGAGTCGGCGCGTTGGACCGCtttttgtgtccgcgccgacccaaacggatggcgGAAGACGAAATGGATCGCCCATTAGAGTTGCTCTTATAGTAGTACTAGTAACAAATATGAGGGACACCTCTCAAACAAAACCAAATAAAGACATGAGCATTGAAGACCATGAACGTGTCCCAAGGGAATCCCAGAAGACAAGGCCCTGGTAAACGGCACGGCACAGGGTACTAATAATACGATCCCCATCGCGGCAGGACCGGATCTGTTCTTCCCCGTGCGTGGGTTGCTCTCATGTTGGCCATGTTATGCCACATGCCGCCACATTACTAGACCCACCTCGCATTTAACATCTCCAGATTTGCTAAAACAACCTATCCCTCCCCTTGATCAAATGCATAATTGGATCAACACTGCAGGCTTCTATGATTAGCAAGAATCCAATGAGAATTTTGGACTATGAGCTAAGATTTCCATGTCCCCTAATTACAGCATGAAGCACAACCAGTTCAGTATTCAGGGCTTCTGTAGTTCGGATGCTTCCTGGGAATTATGCCGAGATTTCGCACAAGACACAGTTCAGTTACGGGTAGATTCAGGAAAATGTCCCGTGAAGCAAAAGATGGCCCGAGTAATTTACTTAAACCTGACTTCGCTGGAAACATTTTATCAAACCAATCCGAGTGTGGCAGACAACTGCAAATACAAGAAACAAACCTTGGGACCAGCCGGGCCGCAGTGATACGAGCTTACCCAGGCAACAATACTGGATTCTACCTAGTGTACAGTTACAGACTAAGTGCACCAGCACTCCTGGTGACACCAATCAGTCAAATTGTTGGCGCAGGGCCATCTCAGTTTCGCTCTTCCACGATGCATGTGACGATTGCCCTCTCATCCTCTTCACTTTCTCCTTGTCTTTTACAGCAGAACCCTTCTTCTTCTCTGGCTCTTTAGCCTGCACCGGTCTGTCGTTGCAAACAGGGCATACCATTCCTTGCGCATGTGAATAGGTCTTTGGTATACCACACTGGAGGCACATTCTACAAATCGAAGAGAAAAAAACACAGTGAGGAGTCCTGTATAAGGCATATACCAGGAATGACAACAGATCGTATAAACAATTCAGCCATATATGTGCTTTTGTTCAGTTATTTCGTAGTTGTATTAGTGAAACAAAGTGGCCATCTGTTACCTTAGAAGCTCGGCAGCATCTTCTGGACCAGGATTTGCAGCGCCTATTTTCCTCTTTCCTTCAACAGAACCTGGAGGGTTGGCACCATTCTTCATGTCACTGCTAACTCGTTCGTGACCAGCAACCAACTGTGGTTTCGCCGACACAACCGCAACTGGAGACAGTTTTGTAGTCAGATTAGCCAAGAGATAATGAATTTGAAGTAGAATAATTAGCATGAGCAGAAGTGCAGAACTAAGACTTTTATCACATGTTAGCACATATGATAATATCTGCTTTACCATCTATCGCatactcaagcatattaacaagcTATTCCGCCAATAAGTAATTTTGCTAATCCTATTTAGAAAGGGAAAGTTATATCCATTCGACGAACATCCAACAGAACCTGGAGGATTGGCACCATTCTTCACGTCACTGCTAACTCGTTCACGGATGGCAACCATCTGTGGCTTCGCCGCCACAACCGCACCTGAACATAGTTTTTAGTAAGATTAGCCAGGAGCCAGCTTGGATTTGAAATATAATAATTGCCATTAGTAAAACTAGGGATATTATCAGAAGCCAGCACAGATGATAAGATCTGCTTTACTAGGCATCTCATATTCAAACATATTAACGAGCTATAAAATTATGTATCAAAATACAGATTCAATTCAAAAAGGCCAATTATATCCATTTGATGTACTCAAGCAGAGGATGGCGGGTTTTTGTGACCTATTTCCTCCTGCAAGAAGATAGATACCCAGATATATAGTCCTTCTAAGtctcctaacaaacacaccgcagtaAGAACAGGATAATGGCCACAGCAATAAACACATTTACATATTTCTCACCTTATCTTGTGCTCTAAGAAATGGATGCCAATTTAATTATGCAATTTCTAGCACAAGCACATACATGGTGCACAAGTAGCATAGCACAATAATGTAATCACAACCCTCATTGTGTACATCAAACTAATAGAAGGCTAATATGTTGAATGCAGAACTAAACCGAAAAACATCTGTCTTCATTTGTATAAATGTGTTCCATCTCTCTTTTCTATCTAAATATGCTGGCCATGCCATCATCTTGGCTTCATGATACTTGTGTATAGCAATTAATCACTAGGACATGTAAAATAACAACAGAAAACAACACCAGTTCCCTGATTTTACTCACTTATCACAGACAATAGACCGGACATGTCATTCTAAACTACTGGCCACCATAAGCACACCAAGACGACTACAGATAAACTAATTTTCATGTAGGACACGAACCAGTGCATTGTAAGTCAGGCTAGAATCAAATCGACCAACTCTGGGCTCTAGCAAATAACAGTCTGGCCTCGCAATCGAAACACTAACCCCATGTCCCTATAGCAATGCAATTCCACAACCAGAGACCACTAAGAAAGTCGACACTACAGCAGGAACAACCAAACCTCCTCATATAATACGCTGACTGTGCCATGTTTGAACTATAGAATTCTGGTTCTACCACTAAATCCTCACTGCAAGTGTCAAAACACAGCCAGTTCTGAACCAGCACGAAGATCAAAGCACGATAATCTGCTGGAAAATTAGCAGTAGTTTAAGCGTCTCACCGGGAGGTGGCGGCTTTCTCCTCTTGGAGTTGGAGCGGCGATCGAGCACGCCGAGCGCCTCCCCGACCTCCTCGGGCTGGGCCACTCTGCGGTTGAGGAAAGCCGGGGGCCCGGAGATCTCGGCGAAGACATCTAGCGCCGAGGGCAGCGAGGAGTCCCCATCTCCGGGGCTAGGGTTTACGCGGGGGCGGGGCTTCGCAGCCGGCTTCGACGGAGCGGACTTCTCGTCTCCGTCAGATCCGGCCTCTTCGGCTGATGAGTCGCCGGAGTCGCTCagctcggcgccggcgccggcggcggggtcgTCGTCCTCGGCGGAGGAGTAGCCCCCTAGAAGCGCTAAGCTCATCGTGTCCGTTGTTCTTGGGCTTTCCTGGCTTGAGCGGCCGCAAATCTAGCAAAACTCTCTACGGCGCGGCGGAACAAAGAAGGGGCGGCGAGGTCCCTCTGCACGCAATTTTGGGCCAGCCCATGTGCGGGCGGGGCGGGCCGCCCCTGTTTTTTACATTTcgtttttctcttttccttttttcttttctactaCTTTCGTTCTTTATTTTTCCAAATAATTCGGGATTACAAAAATGCTCGTGATTAAAAAATAAAACTGGAAAAAATGTTCCAGAAATCATAAAGTGTAAAAAAAtgcttaaaattttgaaaaatagtCGGGAAATCATAAAATGATTGTCATTTCGAAAAAATATCTGTAGATTCAAAATGTTTTTCacgattttaaaaaatattcaggaAATCAAATAATGTACacgattttgaaaaaatgttctcatattccaaaaatgtttgtggatttttaaaattttgtgaatTCAAAAAGTTCAAAACAATTCAAAAAGTGTAcaagaatttcaaaatttgttccaaaatttcaaaaaagttaaatgattcaaaaattgttcatcaaaacaaaaaatgttcgtgaatttcagAAAATATGTTTGTCGATCAAAACAATTCACCAATTCAAAACAATGTTCACGTGTGTCACAAAATGTTCCTAATTTCAGAAAAAACTATTCACAAATatgaaaaaaattcatgattttccAAAACAATCACGAAGCTGAGAAATGTttatgattttaaaaaatgttaatgacctcaaaaaatgttcaggaatttgaaATATGttcgcaaaaaagaaaaaagaaaaaggaaaatagaaaagaagaaaggaaagaaaaaacaagaagaaaaagggaaaataagtaattgaaaaaaggaaaaaagaaacaaaaaacagaaaacagaaaacagaaaaatgaaAATACTGGTTGAGGGAAGCTCCCAAAAATCGGTGGGGACAAAAACCGAGAATGAGCTGTCTCGCAGAAGCGGTCACGCCGGGGGTACGTGTTATGACGCTATCGGTCGACCTATGGGAACCCTTAAGGTATCCCTTGTGGGAAACCCTTAAGGTATTGGTGGTTTGAGACCATGTCGCACTCTAGCTACCGCCACATGTCGCTCGTGAACATTTCTCAACTTCTTGGATGGGTTTATTTTATTGTATGGGTTTGTTTATTTtacttcattgtttatttttttccaaaatcatgagGGAGCGGTTTTGGAATATAAATCACGCTCCCtcatgattttatttattttattttatttttgtgtaTGGGTTTTCAGGGTTTATTTGTTTTTTCAGttctttttggatttttagttttcACCTGATTTTTCCTAGATTTtcgataatttttttgaaaaataaatttTGCGCAAAACACATGCTTTTTCTTACAcgagaagcacatatttgcttctcatgGAGACATAGATTTGCTTCCACCATGTGCCTCTCGCAAAGGAAAAAAATGCTTTTTTTCCAATAAATGCAAAGTTGTGCctctcagaaaagaaaaaaatgcattttattGGCTTTCATGAGAGACACGGATTTGCTTCGCATAGAAGCATATATATTCATTCATGAGAGGCATGATTGTACCTCTCGGAACgagaaaaaacacattttttttgctTCCATGGGAGGCACATGTATACTTTTTGCGGAGACACAAATTTGCTTTCGTGTGAGACACCACTATGCCACTTAGAAAATAAAACAATCGCGTTTTTTTGTTTCACGAGAGGCACTAATTTTCTTCTCATGGAGACACAGAtatgcttccgcgagaagcactaTTGTGCCTCTTGAAAATGGAAAAAAGACTGTGTTCGATTTTTACTGGGTTTTCACATAAaaaatcattgaaacatattaaatgaTATGTAGTTTTAAAGATTTTGACATGGGAAATCCAACGATGAAAACATTTCGGGATTTGGGCACACGGTTCATGAGATAAAACGTATTGAAAAGCAAatctacgaaaaaaaggaaaactcacaGGTTGCCATGTGTCAGCCCCTGAGAAGGTGAGAGTGACCTTTGCAAAGAGTACCTCTTAAGTAGTCATTTTCATAAAGTAGGATCTTCCCTTGCTTATAGCATATGTTTTTTTAGCAACAGTGAGACATAATATTTTTAGACAAAACGGGACACATGGTTGCCCCGCATGAAGCGAGCACGACACTTGGCCAGCCCAGCGagcaggaggccacaagcctcaaAAGCTTTTGTTTTTTATAATTCTTTTtacatttttgtttttgtttttctactTCTGTAATATTTCCAAATATTTCAAATATATATAATACAAAAACTctttacaatttttttaaaaatctTAATCATGCATTCAAaaagttaaatgtgtatataaaatgTCTTCGACGTATACAGAAAATGTACAATTTGTATGGAAAAAAGTACCCATccaaaaatataatttttcaaAACTGTTATTCATATATTcaaaaaaatattaaacatgtatacaAAACATATTCCTGGTattgtacaatgtgtatgaaaaatagatataaaacaatatatttaaaaaatatgAATCCACTATTTATagaatgttaaacatgtatatagaaaaatgttcttgatgtataaAAAATGCACAATGTTTAATTTTCCAAATCATGTACATTTTTCCCGAAGTATACAAAAATACAAAATGTTTATGAAaaatatacatgaacatatatattttACAAAATGTTAATCATGAATTTATAAAATGTTGAACGTGTGTATAAAAAAGTTCCTAATGTATAtaaattttttgcaaaaaacaaaaatagtaaatacaaaaacaaagaaataaagaaaaacgaataaagaaaaaagaaaaaatcagTAAAACTAAGAAAAAAGGAAGTCAAGAAAAAAAGGCAGTAAAACCATGAAAAATGAAGAAACCAGTAAAAAACAAAGAAAGACATAAAATATAAAAAATcatgaagaaacaaagaaaactgaaAAGTAAAACAAAAACAGTAGAAACATCAGAAAAAATACCATAAAACTATACAACGGGGATCCATCGTCCTCATCCGAGCGAGGGGCGAACAAATTATAAATTAACAATGTAACAGTTATATTTAGCCGATTGACAATATAAGAGAATGAAtgaaccaaagaaaacaagaacagtGCAACTAAATCCTCATCGAATTACTAGTGGCATTACGTACAGACTTACTCTATATTTTTAAACAATGTCGAAGATAAATTTATAAAATCATTTTGTATTAAGCAaatgttgtaacatcccaattttcaatttggatgttatatatGGGTCATTatatgcatgtcatattttatttgcattttgttagTGATCCTGGAAATCCTAAGCAACTTAAGGatccaaggagagagttggggatttcatttattttcatatttgaattttctcaaatttgaaaagaggatcaatttggttttaatatttttctctccaaatatttctaatattaaaaataaaagagagaagataacataacttcttcaaaagagaggaatattggaggaaaaaatttaaaatcaaatatatattttatttgtattagaaaaaaatatgcatttttgaaaatttcatttttaggccagaaaaatgttcactttgttctaaatattttatttggacggCAAAAATTGTTTTCGGTATTTTTAGAatcttttatattttattaggagtTTTATTCACGCGAAATTTTATAAAAAAAAGTTTCCTGCCTGACTCCGGCCCACCTCGCGCCACCGCCATCCCGCGCCATGCCGCCGTGCcgccgaggggagtccgagccggactccaccccgcggcgccccctcctccaagccgcgccCCCGACCCCTTTATAatgcgtcgccccgccgcctccaccccgtccctccaccg encodes the following:
- the LOC123145447 gene encoding PLAT domain-containing protein 3; its protein translation is MARLAALLLAFAVAVSAAALAHGRDLPTQIKLTKGGGAVGGDSQECVYTVYVRTGSIWKAGTDANITLELYTAGNADGVAIADLPSWGGLMWGGHSYFERGNLDIFSGRGPCMAGAPCRMRVSSDGTGAHHGWYCNYVEVTVTGPHRGCAQQLFTVEQWLATDAAPYKLEAVVDRCPADGTAAEE
- the LOC123145448 gene encoding uncharacterized protein — translated: MSLALLGGYSSAEDDDPAAGAGAELSDSGDSSAEEAGSDGDEKSAPSKPAAKPRPRVNPSPGDGDSSLPSALDVFAEISGPPAFLNRRVAQPEEVGEALGVLDRRSNSKRRKPPPPGAVVAAKPQMVAIRERVSSDVKNGANPPVAVVSAKPQLVAGHERVSSDMKNGANPPGSVEGKRKIGAANPGPEDAAELLRMCLQCGIPKTYSHAQGMVCPVCNDRPVQAKEPEKKKGSAVKDKEKVKRMRGQSSHASWKSETEMALRQQFD